In the genome of Bacillus sp. S3, one region contains:
- a CDS encoding DUF58 domain-containing protein — protein sequence MTKSLKSLWARFLFQDRGILPTKRLILFYLVLSLAFIIATVWGMSWAYIITINILVFFVSLVDLLFSPKKSQLTFQRTMADEIERGISYEVKIQLKNTSPYSFTYRMIDGLPQSFARPFPLHGTGSKDSTMEISYDTIAHIRGKYTIDKVYFRYCSLLGLWEKQTTVEIRNTVKVIPDLTETKQYLENAQQFLKYEGLKIRRQRSGVGDFSKIRSYVVGDDPRKINWRQTAKLREVMTNEYEPEHGKYITILIDCGRMMGAELKKGSRLEKSLEAAMTVTAAALQKGDYVSVLAFSKDIKVFVPPAKGLAHLQTILKAIYDVKVDAAESNYAAVLQYLELVQKKRSLLLLFSDVRTFLHEESALILLKRLRQRHLFFMIGIEDQTLNKRVNGEPSTVHAAMVKSIAQQQLLLKKREKSKWEKQGLQMIEAREEKLATTAVSHYIDIMNQNLL from the coding sequence TTGACCAAATCATTGAAGAGCTTGTGGGCTCGGTTCCTGTTCCAAGATAGAGGAATCCTGCCGACGAAACGGCTAATACTGTTTTATCTTGTTCTTTCACTTGCATTCATAATAGCGACGGTTTGGGGAATGTCGTGGGCGTATATCATTACAATCAATATACTAGTATTTTTTGTTAGTCTTGTAGATTTACTATTTTCTCCGAAAAAAAGTCAGCTAACCTTTCAACGAACTATGGCTGATGAAATAGAACGAGGTATTTCCTATGAGGTAAAGATTCAGCTGAAGAATACTTCCCCCTATTCGTTTACATACCGGATGATCGATGGATTACCACAGTCCTTCGCACGACCCTTTCCTCTCCATGGAACTGGCTCAAAGGATTCGACCATGGAGATTTCATATGACACCATTGCCCATATAAGAGGAAAGTACACAATCGATAAGGTATACTTTCGCTATTGTAGTCTTTTAGGATTATGGGAGAAGCAAACGACTGTTGAAATAAGGAATACGGTAAAGGTTATACCCGATTTAACCGAGACAAAGCAATATTTAGAAAATGCTCAGCAATTTTTAAAATATGAAGGGTTGAAAATTCGCAGGCAGCGCAGTGGTGTTGGGGATTTTTCGAAGATTAGAAGTTATGTCGTCGGGGATGATCCCCGCAAAATCAACTGGCGGCAAACAGCAAAATTACGTGAAGTAATGACAAATGAATACGAACCGGAGCATGGAAAGTATATAACCATTTTAATAGATTGCGGCAGAATGATGGGTGCGGAATTGAAGAAGGGCAGTCGTTTGGAGAAATCGTTGGAAGCGGCAATGACGGTAACGGCCGCGGCTCTCCAAAAAGGTGACTATGTTTCCGTCCTTGCCTTTTCAAAGGATATTAAGGTGTTTGTACCACCAGCAAAAGGATTGGCGCACCTGCAAACAATCCTGAAAGCAATCTATGATGTTAAAGTAGATGCTGCTGAGTCCAATTATGCAGCCGTTCTGCAATACCTAGAATTGGTTCAAAAGAAACGGAGTTTGTTGTTACTCTTTAGTGATGTGAGAACTTTCCTTCATGAGGAAAGTGCCCTCATCCTATTGAAGAGACTTCGGCAGCGGCATTTATTTTTCATGATTGGAATAGAGGATCAAACGTTGAATAAAAGGGTCAATGGGGAGCCAAGTACAGTACATGCAGCGATGGTGAAAAGTATTGCCCAACAGCAGCTGCTATTGAAGAAACGGGAAAAAAGCAAATGGGAAAAACAAGGCCTCCAAATGATCGAGGCCCGGGAAGAAAAATTGGCAACTACCGCTGTTTCTCATTATATTGATATTATGAATCAAAATCTTCTATAG
- a CDS encoding ABC transporter ATP-binding protein, giving the protein MDSHEEIIQVMNLVKKYGDFTAVKGIEFQVHKGEVFGLLGPNGAGKTTALEMLVGLRKPDQGTAMVGGFDIMRELKKVKEVIGVQLQSTSIFDLLTVEEILHLYGSFYPKQVSISSLIKEMLLDDKRKSRIKSLSGGQKQRLAIALALVHDPWIIFLDEPTTGLDPQARRMLWDIILHLKAKGKTIVLTTHYMDEAHVLCDRIAIMNQGELIALDTPSQLVKNLHSDSAVEFRFENESTEIDLYKIEAVKQVRKQKEVYVLYTDELQITLTSLIQIATDKQLKLTDLQTRTATLEDVFIHMTGRGLREG; this is encoded by the coding sequence ATGGATTCTCATGAAGAAATCATTCAAGTTATGAATCTAGTGAAAAAATATGGCGATTTCACGGCGGTAAAGGGGATAGAATTTCAGGTTCATAAGGGAGAGGTTTTCGGTCTGCTCGGTCCAAATGGTGCAGGTAAAACAACAGCATTAGAAATGCTGGTAGGACTTAGAAAACCCGATCAAGGTACAGCGATGGTAGGCGGATTTGACATCATGCGGGAACTAAAAAAGGTGAAAGAGGTCATCGGTGTACAATTACAATCGACCTCAATTTTTGACCTCCTGACGGTAGAAGAAATCTTACATTTGTATGGAAGCTTTTATCCAAAACAGGTTTCGATTTCTTCCTTAATTAAGGAAATGTTACTGGATGATAAAAGAAAAAGTCGCATAAAAAGTTTATCAGGAGGACAGAAACAACGACTAGCCATTGCCTTAGCTCTGGTACATGATCCATGGATTATTTTCTTAGATGAACCAACAACAGGGCTTGATCCGCAGGCACGAAGGATGTTATGGGATATAATCCTTCACTTAAAAGCGAAAGGAAAAACCATTGTGTTAACTACCCATTATATGGATGAAGCACATGTGTTATGTGATCGAATTGCGATTATGAATCAAGGAGAATTAATTGCCTTAGACACACCGTCCCAGCTTGTTAAAAATCTGCATTCAGATAGTGCAGTTGAGTTTCGTTTTGAGAATGAATCCACTGAAATTGATTTATATAAAATCGAAGCAGTAAAACAGGTAAGGAAGCAAAAAGAAGTGTATGTTTTATATACTGACGAACTTCAAATTACTTTAACCAGCTTGATTCAGATTGCCACAGATAAGCAACTGAAATTAACAGATTTGCAAACTCGTACAGCTACATTAGAAGATGTGTTCATACATATGACCGGAAGGGGATTAAGAGAGGGATGA
- a CDS encoding AAA family ATPase, whose product MKTELLSFLEKYEERIIGQSLNLRLLLSAVLSGGHVLLEGVPGTGKTQMVRTLASLLGGSFNRIQFTPDLLPSDITGSMIYNMKESTFQTLKGPIFTNILLADEINRTPAKTQAALLEAMEEKQVTIQGETYPLPKVFFVVATQNPIEFEGTYPLPEAQQDRFLFKLKIDFPAFEEEKYVLKQVIENSFYEKPLASILDMDTFLRIRNEISKVTVSDNVLDYTMQIVRKTRDSETIRFGASTRAGISIGKAAQSWAYLAGRDYVTPDDIKMVAKPALRHRIQLSPHVELEGATVDQIIEELVGSVPVPR is encoded by the coding sequence ATGAAAACAGAATTACTTTCTTTTTTAGAAAAATATGAGGAGCGGATTATCGGTCAGAGTCTGAATCTAAGGCTTTTGCTATCGGCCGTTTTAAGCGGTGGCCATGTGTTACTGGAAGGTGTACCGGGTACAGGTAAAACACAAATGGTGCGGACGCTTGCAAGTTTACTTGGCGGAAGCTTTAACCGCATTCAGTTTACTCCGGATTTACTGCCAAGTGATATTACCGGAAGCATGATTTATAACATGAAAGAAAGCACGTTTCAAACATTGAAGGGGCCGATTTTTACCAATATCCTGCTTGCAGATGAAATTAATCGTACTCCTGCAAAGACCCAGGCGGCATTATTGGAAGCTATGGAAGAAAAACAGGTGACGATCCAAGGAGAAACGTATCCATTACCGAAAGTATTCTTTGTTGTTGCCACGCAAAACCCGATTGAATTTGAAGGGACCTATCCACTTCCGGAAGCGCAGCAGGATCGTTTCTTGTTTAAGTTGAAAATAGATTTTCCTGCCTTCGAGGAAGAGAAGTATGTGCTAAAGCAAGTCATAGAAAATAGCTTTTATGAAAAGCCCCTTGCTTCAATTTTAGACATGGATACTTTTTTACGAATTAGAAATGAAATTTCAAAAGTGACGGTTAGTGATAATGTATTGGACTATACGATGCAGATTGTCAGGAAAACACGAGATTCCGAAACTATTCGCTTTGGTGCCAGTACAAGGGCAGGGATCTCAATTGGAAAAGCGGCACAATCATGGGCATACCTGGCCGGACGGGATTATGTGACACCCGATGATATTAAAATGGTTGCTAAGCCGGCATTACGACATAGGATTCAGTTATCCCCGCATGTAGAATTGGAGGGAGCAACCGTTGACCAAATCATTGAAGAGCTTGTGGGCTCGGTTCCTGTTCCAAGATAG
- a CDS encoding RDD family protein → MNQDQLNIKTPEYVSIQFQLAGLGSRAAAFIIDQLLLMVVNISTLVVLYFVMDGLSSMPFFLMESSLPIAITIIILFIVNWGYFFAFEYFYGGRTLGKKLVGIRVIQENGHSITLLSSFIRNLIRIIDSLPTAYFLGIVMIFFHSKHKRLGDLVAGTIVVHERKAKRKKKLTPIEKEIENRGLTKNDLILDEWTLKSLGLKEWKLISTYVSRFHQVPSEEKSQLTKQIADILFPKIGVEVFGKLESELEDTLLVLYLLLQEEWEFEL, encoded by the coding sequence ATGAATCAAGACCAATTAAATATTAAAACACCTGAATATGTTTCGATTCAGTTTCAGCTTGCCGGGTTAGGCAGCAGGGCTGCAGCTTTTATTATTGATCAATTACTATTAATGGTTGTCAATATTTCAACATTAGTTGTGCTATATTTTGTGATGGACGGACTGTCATCCATGCCCTTTTTTCTCATGGAGAGTTCGCTTCCGATTGCGATTACGATTATTATTTTGTTTATTGTGAACTGGGGATACTTTTTTGCCTTTGAATATTTTTACGGGGGAAGGACCCTTGGGAAGAAGCTGGTCGGTATTCGAGTCATTCAAGAAAATGGGCACAGTATCACATTATTATCCAGCTTCATCCGGAATCTTATCCGCATTATTGATTCGTTGCCGACTGCCTATTTTCTTGGAATTGTCATGATCTTTTTTCATTCGAAGCATAAACGGCTTGGTGATCTTGTCGCTGGTACGATTGTTGTACATGAGCGGAAGGCAAAGCGGAAGAAAAAACTTACACCTATTGAAAAAGAAATTGAAAATCGCGGTCTCACCAAGAATGATTTGATCCTGGATGAATGGACGTTGAAATCGCTGGGGTTGAAAGAGTGGAAGCTTATAAGCACGTATGTAAGCCGCTTTCATCAAGTACCATCTGAGGAGAAAAGTCAGCTCACCAAACAAATTGCTGACATCCTGTTTCCGAAAATCGGGGTGGAAGTCTTCGGAAAATTAGAAAGTGAATTAGAAGATACACTTCTAGTCCTTTATTTGCTTCTACAGGAAGAATGGGAGTTTGAACTATAA
- a CDS encoding DUF4350 domain-containing protein has product MIKPKSKGKTWIWLIVLLILFLAISYFSFSPKPKVYPGYVSDSPSPTGVKAFYTYLNKEMDAKRWNHSPEMLPKGNESQLLIMVEPAFIPEKELMKEYVHFMEAGNTILLFQTNPKGMFDVNTEFAEQKPSPQVYDPSHVTYRADISSDIRLQSTKEDELLLDNSKETIALKRTYGKGYLIVAIAPEWMTNDKILKHDHLPLLLYLLNESNAKTYLFDEYVHGGENASSILTVYPMWFLLFVIQGILVMILWLWLKGKRFGPIFIPREESIRFSDEGIQAIAAWYLRGKQYHDSLLIQADYLKLLLQERWQIPYKREWQDLSSYFEKKWTRMPAGEIKSFLTGLVTILEKDKISKQEYLLWSRKLEQLRKEVE; this is encoded by the coding sequence TTGATAAAACCAAAATCAAAGGGGAAGACATGGATTTGGCTGATTGTACTCCTCATCCTATTTTTAGCCATCAGTTACTTTTCCTTCTCACCCAAGCCGAAAGTTTATCCGGGGTATGTGTCTGACTCGCCGTCTCCAACCGGTGTAAAGGCATTTTATACATATTTAAATAAAGAAATGGATGCAAAGCGATGGAACCATTCACCTGAAATGCTGCCAAAAGGGAACGAAAGCCAATTACTTATTATGGTCGAGCCCGCTTTTATTCCAGAGAAAGAACTTATGAAGGAATACGTTCATTTTATGGAGGCTGGAAATACGATCCTATTATTTCAAACCAATCCAAAAGGAATGTTTGATGTAAACACGGAGTTTGCGGAACAAAAGCCCTCGCCACAGGTATATGATCCGTCACATGTCACTTACCGGGCAGATATCAGTTCTGATATTCGTTTACAGAGTACGAAAGAAGATGAGCTCTTACTGGATAATAGCAAGGAAACGATAGCGCTCAAACGTACATATGGGAAAGGGTATTTGATTGTGGCAATAGCACCAGAATGGATGACAAATGATAAAATTTTAAAACATGATCATTTACCACTCCTCTTATATCTTTTGAATGAAAGTAATGCAAAGACCTACTTGTTTGATGAGTACGTTCACGGCGGGGAGAATGCCTCCTCTATTTTGACCGTCTACCCGATGTGGTTTTTGCTGTTTGTTATACAAGGAATCCTAGTCATGATCCTTTGGTTATGGCTGAAAGGGAAACGATTCGGGCCTATTTTCATTCCCAGAGAAGAATCGATTCGGTTTAGTGATGAGGGTATCCAGGCTATTGCTGCATGGTACTTAAGAGGAAAACAATATCATGATTCATTACTGATTCAAGCAGATTATCTGAAGCTGCTATTACAAGAACGCTGGCAAATTCCATATAAAAGGGAATGGCAGGATTTATCGAGTTATTTTGAAAAAAAATGGACTCGAATGCCTGCTGGTGAGATTAAGTCTTTTCTCACCGGATTGGTTACCATCCTTGAAAAAGATAAAATCAGTAAGCAGGAATACCTATTATGGTCGAGAAAACTGGAGCAATTAAGAAAAGAGGTTGAATGA
- the cls gene encoding cardiolipin synthase, whose amino-acid sequence MYVTNVTTLLVTIVLIGNIVLAGVVVFIERRDIGSTWAWLMVLFFIPIVGFIVYLFLGRQLKQKNFYQLSSEERNYLQTTVDEQIQQLENRRFFDRKLLTKHSDLLLMNLNSSNALLSMFNEIEIFSDGHEKFHSLFEDIRKAREEIHLQYYIIQRDSLGKRLRDELTKKAMEGVKVRILYDEIGSKRISPGFFKELIQYGGEVEVFFPSFLKLINFRINNRNHRKLCIIDRKIAYIGGFNIGNEYLGLDKKFGYWRDTHLRVQGESVNQIQGRFLLDWNYSAKNKLNLEPYSVPVEKPLGNTPVQIIASGPNSETEHIKNAYIKLIMSAKRTVYIQTPYFVPDASFMDACKIALLSGVDVSIMIPSKGDSPIVYWATLSYAGELIDYGAKIYLYEKGFIHAKTIVVDQEVASVGTANIDTRSFRLNFEVNAVLFDEKAAKKLHTLFQQDCQDSSELTITRYTERPLINKLKEAITRLLSPIL is encoded by the coding sequence ATGTATGTGACAAATGTAACGACACTGCTGGTAACCATTGTTCTCATCGGGAATATTGTGCTTGCGGGTGTAGTTGTATTTATAGAACGAAGGGATATTGGTTCTACTTGGGCATGGCTGATGGTTCTTTTCTTTATTCCAATCGTCGGCTTTATAGTCTATTTGTTTCTAGGAAGGCAATTAAAACAGAAAAATTTTTACCAGTTATCATCTGAAGAAAGAAACTATCTTCAAACAACTGTAGACGAACAAATTCAACAGCTGGAGAACAGGAGGTTTTTCGACCGTAAACTGCTCACAAAACATTCAGATTTACTCTTAATGAACTTGAACTCCTCCAATGCGCTACTTTCCATGTTCAACGAAATTGAGATTTTCAGTGATGGCCATGAGAAATTTCACTCTTTGTTTGAGGACATTCGAAAGGCACGAGAGGAGATCCATCTTCAATATTACATTATACAACGGGATTCCCTTGGAAAAAGGCTGCGGGATGAACTGACAAAAAAGGCGATGGAAGGTGTCAAGGTCCGAATTCTCTATGACGAAATTGGTTCTAAAAGGATTTCTCCCGGTTTTTTTAAAGAACTTATTCAATACGGCGGCGAAGTCGAGGTCTTCTTCCCATCATTCCTTAAATTAATCAATTTCCGGATTAATAATCGAAATCACCGGAAGCTTTGCATCATCGACCGAAAGATTGCCTATATCGGCGGCTTTAATATTGGAAATGAATATCTAGGATTGGATAAAAAGTTCGGCTACTGGCGCGACACCCATTTACGTGTTCAAGGTGAATCTGTTAATCAAATACAAGGAAGATTCTTGTTAGACTGGAATTATTCCGCAAAGAATAAGTTGAATCTTGAGCCCTATTCTGTTCCTGTGGAAAAACCTTTAGGGAACACTCCTGTTCAGATTATTGCGAGCGGTCCAAACTCTGAAACGGAACATATTAAAAATGCTTATATTAAACTGATTATGTCGGCTAAAAGAACTGTATACATACAAACACCGTATTTTGTTCCGGATGCCAGTTTTATGGATGCCTGTAAAATTGCCCTGCTCTCAGGTGTTGATGTCAGTATCATGATCCCAAGTAAAGGCGATTCCCCTATCGTTTATTGGGCAACCTTGTCCTACGCTGGAGAATTAATTGATTACGGAGCAAAAATCTATCTATACGAGAAAGGCTTCATCCATGCGAAAACGATTGTAGTGGATCAAGAGGTAGCTTCTGTGGGGACTGCCAACATCGACACACGAAGCTTTCGATTAAATTTTGAAGTGAATGCCGTTTTGTTTGATGAAAAGGCAGCAAAAAAACTTCATACTTTATTCCAGCAAGATTGCCAGGATAGCTCTGAATTAACAATAACAAGATATACAGAGCGTCCCTTAATAAATAAATTAAAAGAAGCGATAACACGGCTTCTATCACCCATTTTATAA
- a CDS encoding stage II sporulation protein M: MNLKQFVKMHREEWQQLEQLIGMMSKRRKSITGETITQYNRLYQKTAQNLSFSQTYFPNDEVTQYLNGLVSKAHNLLYKDQVSSFKQIRHFFSSQFIGLLVEQWKFVVAAMILFVIGAVGSFVAVVNDPLHIYAILPAEIAQGVNPNQIGKANGAIDSSLMSASIMTNNIKVAIFAFAGGITFGLVTVYLLIYNGILVGALAALFWHHEKSYDFWAFIVPHGMIELTAIFIAGGAGLLMGYKLFIPGHYTRGYQLKHHAKRSVQLLLGTIPLFVIAGVIEGFITPADISLEAKYIVAFLTVIGLVLYVVIGKVKLSKTNTIEDFDS; the protein is encoded by the coding sequence ATGAATTTAAAACAATTTGTCAAAATGCATCGAGAAGAATGGCAACAGCTAGAACAGTTAATCGGAATGATGAGTAAGCGCCGAAAATCCATTACTGGTGAAACGATCACACAATACAACCGGCTCTATCAAAAGACAGCCCAGAACCTTTCATTTAGTCAAACATACTTTCCCAATGACGAGGTAACACAATACTTAAATGGACTTGTTTCAAAGGCACATAACCTGTTGTACAAAGATCAAGTATCTAGTTTCAAACAAATTCGCCATTTTTTCAGCAGCCAATTTATTGGCTTATTAGTAGAGCAATGGAAGTTTGTCGTTGCCGCGATGATTCTATTCGTAATTGGTGCGGTTGGCAGTTTTGTCGCGGTCGTGAATGACCCTCTACACATCTATGCCATCCTGCCGGCAGAAATTGCCCAAGGCGTAAACCCTAACCAAATTGGAAAGGCCAATGGTGCAATCGACTCCTCACTTATGTCTGCAAGTATTATGACCAACAATATCAAGGTAGCCATTTTTGCTTTTGCAGGAGGGATTACATTTGGGCTGGTAACGGTGTATTTGCTCATCTACAATGGCATTCTTGTAGGAGCACTCGCTGCCCTTTTCTGGCATCACGAGAAATCCTATGATTTTTGGGCGTTTATCGTTCCCCATGGGATGATTGAGCTTACAGCGATTTTTATTGCCGGCGGTGCCGGGTTGTTAATGGGCTATAAACTGTTCATTCCAGGTCATTATACTAGGGGTTATCAATTAAAACATCATGCGAAACGCTCGGTCCAGCTCCTGCTTGGGACCATACCGCTGTTTGTCATTGCCGGAGTAATTGAAGGTTTCATCACCCCGGCGGATATTTCATTGGAAGCAAAGTATATTGTTGCTTTCCTAACAGTGATTGGATTAGTTCTTTATGTGGTCATCGGAAAAGTAAAACTAAGTAAAACAAACACTATAGAAGATTTTGATTCATAA
- a CDS encoding DUF4129 domain-containing protein, translating to MVDVNKARDNLEEIVNSKEYRVYYNDSKGLIQTWWERAKEWLADQLEKLFPVIKSADSASGPILIAIIVIVVILIALAAYFLTRNFSRNSMLRKQKPLQSLIEINWTFGRHLEEARKYESSAEYTLATRHLFLALLLYLHDKGWLEARIWKTNWDYYDELRKVDQQNADQFYRLAYFFDEVTYGERTVSKQEYVQFQQEATQWMGERREESS from the coding sequence ATGGTAGATGTAAACAAGGCACGAGATAACCTTGAAGAGATAGTAAATTCAAAGGAATATAGAGTCTATTACAACGATTCTAAAGGATTGATTCAAACATGGTGGGAGCGGGCAAAAGAATGGCTGGCCGATCAACTGGAAAAACTGTTCCCAGTCATAAAATCGGCCGACAGCGCTTCGGGTCCGATTTTGATCGCGATAATTGTAATTGTTGTCATTTTAATCGCATTAGCGGCATATTTTCTGACTCGCAATTTTAGTCGGAATTCGATGCTGCGGAAGCAAAAACCGCTCCAATCACTCATTGAAATCAATTGGACATTCGGACGGCATCTTGAAGAAGCTCGGAAATATGAATCTTCCGCCGAATATACATTGGCAACCCGTCATTTGTTTTTAGCTTTACTGCTTTATCTGCATGATAAAGGATGGCTTGAGGCGAGAATTTGGAAAACAAATTGGGACTACTATGATGAGCTTCGGAAAGTCGATCAACAGAATGCCGATCAATTTTATCGTCTCGCCTACTTTTTTGATGAAGTGACATACGGGGAACGTACCGTAAGTAAACAAGAATATGTTCAATTTCAACAAGAGGCTACGCAATGGATGGGTGAAAGGAGGGAGGAGAGTAGTTGA
- a CDS encoding GNAT family N-acetyltransferase has product MHWYEKLNQYFPVEEMKSREHMETLLKERSEIYHKDEGPNHVLMYVELDNFVFIDYLFVSKNARGQGLGHKLMEKMKSKGKPIILEVEPVNYEDSDTEKRLRYYKREGFEHAKSIGYERRSLATNEINKMEILYWAPNNESEEMIFAAMKKTYDMIHTYRDQHFYGESYQPVDEVLTFNEGPKNENILDNL; this is encoded by the coding sequence ATGCATTGGTATGAAAAGTTGAATCAATATTTTCCAGTTGAAGAGATGAAATCAAGAGAGCATATGGAAACCTTACTGAAAGAACGGTCTGAGATCTATCATAAAGATGAAGGACCCAATCATGTTCTAATGTATGTGGAGCTTGACAATTTTGTCTTTATTGATTATCTCTTCGTGTCGAAAAACGCCCGTGGTCAGGGGCTTGGTCATAAATTGATGGAAAAGATGAAAAGCAAAGGGAAACCAATCATTCTTGAAGTAGAACCAGTCAATTATGAAGACAGTGATACGGAAAAAAGGCTGCGGTATTATAAACGTGAGGGGTTCGAGCATGCGAAGTCCATCGGATATGAGAGAAGGTCGCTCGCAACAAATGAGATTAATAAAATGGAAATCCTTTATTGGGCACCAAATAACGAATCTGAAGAAATGATCTTTGCCGCGATGAAAAAAACATACGATATGATTCATACCTATAGAGACCAACACTTCTACGGCGAATCCTATCAGCCGGTTGACGAGGTACTGACATTTAACGAAGGACCAAAGAATGAGAATATTTTAGATAATTTGTGA
- the pepF gene encoding oligoendopeptidase F, with translation MTTYTSRNEVPTNEKWNLADIYTNINKWEEDYRLIEEIAAKLKKFDGEIHDGHSLYQYLTQREELSFHFNKVYAYAMLMVDENTRETEAQALLDRAKQLSVKVSAATSFFMPYLLGLDEETLKGFLNAETQLDYFAEDIWESFRYKTHVLSKEQEELLSQLGETLSVPGNTFGMINNADIKFGEITSENGERVELTRGMYAKLIEDEDREKRREAYKAYYQPYVQLKNSIASTLSAAIKNNVTMARIRNYPSALEKALFGDKVPKEVYENLIQTTRNNIAPLHQYTRIRKQKLELEELRQYDMSVPLVSGVKQVISYEEAYETMCNALAPLGEEYINILREFKDSRYIDVRETPGKRSGAYNLGVYGVHPYILLNHQDDLDSLFTLVHECGHGVHSRLSSLHQPQITARYSIFVAEVASTVNEVLLINYLLNNEKDPDIRQHLLNHFIDQFKGTFFTQVMFAEFEMKTHEMAEAGRPLNVEVFNQTYENLFRDYNGDAIVFDEEVKYGWSRIPHFYRPFYVYKYATGFASAIHLATKILEGDENTLQTYLEFLKSGSSDYPLDLLKKTGVDLTTPLPIENSLKKFTELVEEFSKL, from the coding sequence ATGACAACCTATACAAGCAGAAACGAAGTGCCAACGAATGAAAAATGGAACTTGGCAGATATCTATACAAATATCAATAAATGGGAGGAAGATTATCGGCTGATTGAAGAAATAGCAGCTAAGCTTAAAAAATTTGATGGTGAAATTCATGATGGTCATTCGCTATATCAATATCTGACACAACGGGAAGAGCTATCTTTTCATTTTAATAAGGTGTACGCCTATGCGATGTTGATGGTAGATGAAAATACGAGGGAGACAGAGGCGCAAGCTCTGTTAGACCGGGCAAAACAGCTAAGTGTAAAAGTGAGCGCAGCGACCTCCTTTTTCATGCCGTATTTATTAGGACTGGATGAAGAAACATTAAAAGGCTTCCTCAATGCAGAGACTCAATTAGATTACTTTGCCGAGGACATCTGGGAGTCGTTTCGCTACAAGACACATGTGCTAAGCAAAGAACAAGAAGAACTTCTCTCGCAATTAGGCGAGACCTTGTCGGTTCCGGGTAATACGTTTGGGATGATCAATAACGCAGATATAAAGTTTGGTGAAATTACCAGCGAAAACGGTGAACGGGTGGAACTAACCCGCGGAATGTATGCGAAGTTAATTGAGGACGAAGATCGTGAGAAGCGCCGGGAAGCCTATAAAGCGTACTATCAACCTTATGTGCAATTAAAAAACTCAATTGCCTCCACACTTTCAGCAGCGATTAAAAATAATGTGACAATGGCTCGGATCCGCAACTATCCTTCCGCACTGGAAAAAGCCTTATTTGGAGATAAAGTGCCTAAAGAGGTTTATGAAAATCTAATCCAAACAACGCGAAATAATATTGCACCGCTCCATCAATACACGAGGATTCGTAAACAAAAGTTAGAACTTGAGGAGCTTCGTCAATATGATATGAGTGTCCCGCTTGTCAGCGGCGTCAAACAAGTGATTTCATATGAGGAAGCTTATGAGACGATGTGTAATGCCCTGGCACCTTTAGGGGAGGAATATATCAACATCTTAAGGGAGTTTAAGGACTCACGCTATATTGATGTCCGTGAGACACCGGGAAAACGTTCAGGCGCTTATAATCTGGGTGTGTACGGTGTTCATCCATATATCCTCCTTAATCACCAGGACGATTTAGATAGTTTATTTACCCTTGTACATGAATGCGGCCATGGTGTTCACAGCCGGTTAAGTTCGTTGCATCAACCGCAAATAACAGCCCGCTACAGTATTTTTGTCGCTGAGGTCGCTTCTACAGTTAACGAGGTGCTCTTGATTAACTATTTATTAAACAACGAGAAGGATCCGGATATTCGGCAGCATTTATTGAACCATTTCATCGATCAATTTAAAGGGACGTTTTTCACGCAGGTCATGTTTGCCGAGTTTGAGATGAAAACCCATGAAATGGCGGAAGCCGGAAGGCCATTAAATGTTGAAGTGTTTAATCAAACATATGAAAACCTATTTCGGGATTATAACGGAGATGCAATTGTTTTTGATGAAGAGGTGAAATACGGCTGGTCAAGAATCCCACATTTTTATCGACCATTTTATGTGTATAAATACGCAACAGGTTTTGCTTCCGCGATCCATTTGGCAACCAAGATCCTTGAAGGCGATGAGAATACACTGCAAACCTATTTGGAATTCTTAAAAAGCGGCAGCTCTGACTATCCGCTTGACTTATTAAAAAAGACTGGTGTTGATTTAACAACTCCATTGCCAATTGAAAACTCATTAAAAAAATTTACTGAACTTGTGGAAGAGTTTTCGAAATTATAA